From the genome of Trichosurus vulpecula isolate mTriVul1 chromosome 6, mTriVul1.pri, whole genome shotgun sequence:
TAGGATCAGTTGGGAAGGAAAGTGATTATAGCAACTCAAACTTTTTTGCCTAAgtaaacatatttttaatttgtttttttaaaatttattttatttttaatttatggaatacaCCAAGCATTCCCATAACACTACAAAAAAGATGTTTGCACATGAGTCCTCAAGCCACCTATGCACTACTtgctctttctttaaaatatataatgaaattatgaaggaatcatcatttccttttttacttttgtCGTCCCcatcaatgccatcccaattaaacgaccaaaaaattatattactgaattagaaaaaaaatagtaacaaaattaattgggaaaaaagtcaggaatatcaaaggaaataatggaaaaaatgtataCTATAGTAAAAAATCTGTACCAGATGCCTTAACTTTGTAAGCCttattattttttggggggggtgtgaTGGGGTGGGGTGCAGGGGATGGTCTGCATCATCTTTGGTTTAATTCATTCCACAAACTCCCAGTGTGGGAACTTCCTTTCTTCATACAGATTGGCCACACTTTTAGGCCTTATAGTCTTAGATATTTGACCTAAAaggctaagcaacttgcccagggttgtacagCTAGTATGGGTCAAAGGTGGAACCTGAATCcacatttttctgactccaaatccagtccttgTTCATCATTTAGTATTGTCTCTCCTAGCTCCAAAGATCTGGCTATAAAATAGAACAAATGAAATATAGCCCATCGTTATTAATTCTCTATCCGCTGCGGAGCACTGGGCTAGCCACTTGGGAAGAGACATATTATAGATTAAGGCTAGGTGTTTATCTTCAGAGGACTTACAGGCTTATCTAGTAAGACAAAACACTAACACAGGTTATCATGACAGATAGTGTCACAACATCAGTATTTTAggatataacaaaataaagtgaatCCTAATAGCCTGGGATGTCAGGGAAGGATTTACGGGAAAAGGTGGCATATGAATTAGACTTTAAAGGAAGGGCAGGAATTCAGCAGGAGGTCAGAGGAAGGGAGGACATTCCAAGGACAGATAAAAAGCCAAAGACACAGGGGTGAGATGGTAGTGAGTGTTAGGGAGCAGAACTCTCCATGGCTTGTCTGTAACTTAGAGTgtagggggggagggaagagggaaggtcaGATGGTAAGGTCatctcacattgtgaaagactctGAATGCCACACAGAGAAGTTTAGACAttagaagaaggaaggagctaTGGAATATTGGTAATCAGAGGAGTCACATGACCAAGCCACTGTATGAGCAAGATTATTCTGGCTGAGAATACTGAATTAgaggacagatgaagaaacattcCAACTTTTTTCCTAACAGACAGATTATAGATAGAATCAGGCTATATGATGAGAGTTTTAtatttggacatgaccaatgtagaAATTGGGCAAGCTatgttgctcagtggatagagcactgggcttggaatcaggaagactcatctccttgagttcaaatctggtctcagacacttagtagacatgtgaccctgggcaagtcactttagcatgtttgcctcagtttcatcatcagtaaaatgagctggagaaggaaaaggaaaactactctagtatctttgccaagaaaatcccaaaaggggttgAGAAGATTTAGAAAcacctgaaaaatgactaaacaaacaaacaaaacccacaaaaatctgTTTTACTTTCCTATCTATGacaaggtcttttttttcctttttttagtggtaggaggaagagaaaattgatttttgctaaatataaaaatgaaaaaggaaaatgtatttcaagggaggggagaaattcaGGCTGGCAAACCTATTAGAAGGATATTACAACAACCATCAGATCAGAGATCTATATTTGGAGGGCCTCAGAGGATATCTGagtactttacagatgagagaaatgatgaacagagaggttgagtgacttgccgaAGTTCACCAGGGGAGCTAAGATaactgagttgggatttgaaccccagcttTCTGTCTCCATGCCCAGAATTTTTTCTACTACACAAATGGAAATATGCATTGTCCCCACTGTCCCCATTGATTCTACCTGTGTGagaccaggcaagtcacttcactttcaggtgtctgtttcctcatatgttgaTTGACATTCAAAACGCTAATGCTACCTACCTCATACAGTCATTGTGAAGAATAAAGGAGATTGTgggtgtaaaacactttgtaattcACTATTTACAGAAATTGTTCTGACCTTTAGAAATGTGTGCGTTAAGgtggcagctggatggcacagtggatagtgctgggcctggagttaggaagacctttaTTCAAATtaagcctcaaacacttactatatgaccctggataagtcacataatgcttttttgcctcagttttctgagtcatctgtaaaatgacctggagaagaaaatggcaaactgctctcatgtgtttgcaaagaaaaccccacaatGGGATCACAcaaagttgaacatgactgaaatgacagaaaaataacAAGTTAGAATAGATAACTGGTCTAGAAGACTACACTTATTATTCTCTATTTCCTATGAGAAAGTGCAGAGTCCTGTCTCCATAATCCCTTGCATCCCTTAGAGATTGACTAGCACAGATTACTAATGAGTTTGATAATCTATCAGAAGAGAGGGGAATCCAGCTATTAACATGGGCTCTATACCTTAGTCACATGACGGCTGCATTTGTCATCTGCTTTATAGGCCCAAAGCCTGATTCATTGCCCAGTAAGAGTATGGTCTATCTGTTTATGACTTCTGCAAATTCGATGCAAAAATGCATAGGAAAACTTATACTTGGATTAAAATAGTGTCATATCTTGCTTGTGCTCCCTTGTCCAGAGCTTCCAGTACCAGGcacttttgtttgcttgttggaATTGCCTTTAGTTCAACCTTGTCACATACTTATAGAATCATCAAATcaaagatttagatctgaaagggagcTTGAAGAACACCTCCAGGATCTCGATTGGACACTTAGTCTAATCTCTctcatttacaaataaggagaatgaggcagggagagaggataagtcacttacccaagttcacatagctgttgagtgtctgagatggaatttgaatgtaGGGCTTATGAACTACAGTCTGCAACATATCTTCCTGAACATCTTCATGCCTGTTTAAAAGGGCCATTGGAAAGCCTGAGTAAATGCCTTTTCTTCCCCAAAAGTAGTATGTTATTTGAAACATCTCCCTGTAAATTCATCACCCCCACTGTGGAGCTGTAGTGCGGACAAAATGAAATCgcctatgtaaaaaaacaaaagctttaTTTGGGAAGAGCTATTACTAAGATTGAAAATACAGGAAGGATTTCAGTAATATGTGGAACTCCTGGAATGAGAATTCCCTCTACCCATCCAGAGTTGCAATTAGCGTTGAAGCACGTTAGTTGCTACGGTAAGTGTTGAGGCTACAAAGGTAAAGACAGATCCTATCTTCAATGTGCTCATAATCTAGTGGGGGAAAAGATGTAAATAACtagctaaatatttttgtacatatgggaccttttcccgcttgtgtgatttctttgggatacaaccctagaagtggtattgctgggtcaaagggtatgaacatttctatagccttttgggcatagttccaaactgctctccaaaatggctggatcagctcacaactccaccagcaatgcaacaatgttccaatttccccacatcctttccagcatttatcattttcctgttttgttattttacccaatctgacaggagagatgtggtatctaagagttgttttgatttgcatttctctaatcagtagtgatccagagcattttttcatatgcctgtagatagctttaatttcttcctctgaaaactgcctgttcatatcctttgaccatttctcaattggggaatggcttgtattcctatatatttggctcagcaccctgtatattttagaaatgaggcctttatcagagatactagttgcaaagattttctcccaattttctgcttccctcttaattcttgttgcattggctttttttgtacaaaaacatttcaatttgacataatcaaaattatccattttgcattttgtaatgctctctatctcttgttgagtcatgaattcttcacttttccacaaatctgataagtaaattattccttgctttcccaaattacttatagtatcagcttttactcctaaatcatgaacccattttgactttattttggtatatggtgtaagatattggtctatgcccagtttttgccctaccattttccaattttcccaacagtgtttgtgaaatagtaaattattagcccagaagctggcctgtttgggtttatcacagagtagattgctaaacttgttgatttctcctacttctgtacctatcctattccactgatccacacccctgtttcttaaccagcaccaggcagttttgatgactgctgctgtgtagtacagtttaatatctggtgtggctaagccaccttctctagcatgtcttttcattaataccctagatattctagacctcttgtttttccagatgaattttgttataattttgtccagttcagtaaaataattttttggtagttcatttggtatggcactgaatagatagattactttaggtaaaattgatatttttattacattagctcggcctaaccatgagcaactgatatttttccatttattcagatctgactttattcgcgtgaaaagtgtttcatagttatgttcatataggccctgggtttttcttggcaaatagactcccaaatattttatagtgtctacagtaactttgaatggaatttctctttctatcacttgctgttgggctttgtcagcaatgtataggaatgctgaggatttatgtgggtttattttatatcctgcaactttgctaaagttgtttattatttcaggtagtttcttgcttggttctctaggattctctagataaatcatcatatcatctgcaaaaagtgataatttagtttcttcttttcctattctaattccttcaatttctttttcttctcttattgctacagctaatgtttctagtaccaaattgaataataggggtgataatggacatccttatttcacccctgatcttattgggaatgcatctagtttatccccattacaaataatgcttgtcattggttttaggtagatgctatttataattctgAGGAAgtttccacttattcctatgccaagaattggaaatcaaagggatgcccatcaattggggaatggctgaacaagctgtggtatatgaaggtgatggaatagtattgtgccataagaaatggggatgatgcagacttcgtaacaacctgaaaaaacctacacgacataatgctgagtgagtggagcagagccaggagaacgttgtgcacagccacagatatatggattccgtgaggaccaaccctgacatactgcgctcttctcagcaacctaaggggcaaggacaactccaagggactcacgatggagaatgctatcttcatccagagaaagaactgtgaagtttgaatgcagatcgaggcgcactacatgctcgcctctttttgcttctcttttgtttttgggttggtttttttttttggttctgtttcttctttctcatgattcattccattggtcaaaattcttctccacaacttgagtAGTGcacaaattaattcaatgcgaagttatacatgacagttatatgagatgagattccatgccgtcttggggagggaggggggagggaggggagaaaatctggaactcaaaactatgtagaaccgtgtgtggtaaatgaaaaataaataaataaattaaaaaaaataactagttAAATGAAAGATCTATACAGAATGAACAGAAAGTAGCTGAGAGTAAAAGACCCtagaagttggggggaggggggccaggaaaggcttccttcaaAAGTTCAGATTTGGAGTGAAAGAGGTCACAGAAACTGAGTGAGAGATGAGGAGTAGGAGCATTCACACTATATGGGAGAACAGATAAGTTCCATGTCTGATACTAGTAATGTCCCCCTGAGGCAAGTCACACACTATAAGGGACATTTCTAGTATCAGATGTGAAATGTGATCCCATTGTTGCTACAGTGTTGTTAATCACTTGTTTTAtggttatgtctgactcttcatgatttccTTAAGGGTTTCCTTAATGGatatactggagggatttgccattttctgctccagatccttttacagatgataaaactgagacaaatatggTTAAATTACTTATaatggtctgaggccagatttgaacttaggaagatgagttttcctgacaccaggcctgaaATTCTTCCCACTCTGACACCTAGTTGGTCTACCAGCATAACAGGCCAACATTCacaatgatgatgaggaggatgatAGGGTGCAATTTCATTAGTTTGAATAATTTTCAATTATTGGGGGGAGGCAATAGTAATAAGATAGAAGCCTCTATTACTGAATGCAGAAGTGTCCTTCGATGAACTTAACCTCATTCATTTTATTCCTAAGTACAATAATAATGTGCACTctgatttaaaataataaaacattttatttaattatagaGGTCATCAAGCAAAGTCTAGATAAGCACTTCTTGGATTTGTTGCAGCGAGTATTCCTTCCAGGATTGAGTAGCACGGATAATGCCTCATGAAGGCCTTTTCCACCCTTGATTCTGAGATTTTGTTATTCTTGATGAttgtaaaaatacatatatgcatcatACTAACACAACAAGAAGTCAAAAGAGGTGAGGTATTGTAGTTTGGTGCAATgagaactgaatttggagtcacatgaccttggataaattacACCTActccctgccttagtttccttatctgaaaaataaacaggttggactcaatgatgaAGCAATGGCTCCATAATTTCTTGATCCACTAGGTTAAGAGAGAGTTGATTAATTAGATCCTATTAATCATAAGCAGGAATAGTCTCATGGTCTAGTAGTGTAACTATGTATAATTAAAAATGATGCTCTATCCAATACTTCCATATTTTGTGGAGATTTCATTGTTGTTGACAATCCTGCCACCATTTCATAGAACAATTTTCAATAGATTGGTAGACATTTGTTGAACACAGCTGTGGCTGAAATATCCTTTACCCTTCAGACTGGCAGGTAGTGAGTCTCTTGAAGTTAGCTGGGCTAAGCCTTGGGTGGCAGTCATGAAGTCAGTAACTCGGCATTCACTTGAAACCTTTTCAGCCTAGTAGGCTTGATCTCTCTTTAGAGACTTTGAGAACCCAAGCCCACCTCCAATGACATAAGAACTATTCCAAATTTCTGCTGCCAGCGAGGGTTAACCAAATGACAAGCAGAGATCAACAAGATTAAGTGATAGGCACAAGTTGCCGCCTGTTGATTGTATAGTTTACCCAATAATGcaatgtttgtttttcatttgttttacctAGGTATGATCAATGGTGCTTTTGAACCACTTCTCCATGGTAGATGACACCCTCTGCAGGCATGGAGAAAAACAACCATACTGTAACTGTATTCATCCTACTAGGTTTCACCCAGGACCCTATGATACAACTGATTCTCTTTGTCCTTTTTCTCATGGTATACTCCATGACAGTGGTGGGGAATATCACTTTGATAGTGTTAATCTATACAGACTCCCAGCTGCACACCTCTATGTATTTCTTCATTGGGAATCTGTCTTTTCTGGATCTCTGGTATTCCTCTGTTTATACTCCCAAAATCATGGTGACCTGTGTCTCTGAGGACAAGAGCATCTCTTTTGCTGGATGTGTGTCTCAGTTCTTCTTCTCAGCTGGACTAGCATATAGTGAATGCTACCTGTTGGCTGCCATGACATATGACCATTACATAGTTATCTCCAATCCACTGTTCTATGCTCAGGCCATGTCTCGATGGTTGTGTATATGTCTGGTTGGCATCTCCTACATCTGTGGTTTTGTTAATGCTATCATACTTACTAGCAATACATTTACTCTGAACTTCTGTGGGGATAATATCATTGATGACTTCTTCCGTGATGTCTCACCCTTGGTGAAGCTGGCATGTAATGTGAAAGACAGTTACCAGGAGGTGCTCTATTTCCTCTTGGCCTCCAATGTCATCACTCCTACTCTACTAATCCTGGCCTCCTACCTCTTCATCATTGCTGCCATCTTGAGGATTCGCTCTGCCCAGGGCCAACTCAAAGCCTTTTCTACCTGTTCTTCTCACTTGATTTCTGTTACCTTATACTATGGCTCTATTTTCTACATTTATTCTCGCCCAAGTTCCAGCTATGCCCTGGAGCGGGACAAAATTATCTCCACATTTTACACAGTGGTTTTCCTCATGTTGAACCCCATGATCTACAGCATGAGGAATAAGGATGTGAAAGAAGCCCTGAAGAACGTCTATAAAATGACTACTTCCTGAATTTGAAGAAAACATTGTGGTTTTTCCCCAAAAAACTTCATACATATATTTGATGTGACTGTCATCTAACACTCAGAGTTCCCTCAAATATTTTCTATTAAAATTGATCtctaatgcattttcttttttaggtATTGAATAGACTAATAAGAAGTGAGCCATTTTAGGTTGTGCCATAAAATCCTAGTTCTACCAGAGCAAATTTGGATTAATATTTGAAGAAAAGTATGATGGTAGAATCAAATGCTTTTGATTGTTTAATTCATAGTAGAGGCAGAGTTGGTTCTAGGGACTTTTTTCTATATTTGTAATGAGGGAGATCTGTGTTCAGATCCTATTTCTGGCAATATGTGAAAATGTGCTACATGTATTTCAAACAGTCATTCAGTCCTCCagccagtgagcatttattaatgtcTTACTATGTACCCCAGTACtgaactaagtgctaaagatATGAAGAAACGTAAaaatactccctgccctcaaggatgttACATTTTAATGGCAGTGAAAACAtttgaatatatgtatgtttcatatatatatatatatatatatatatatatatatatatacacatatgcatgtatatatgtagtataaaataataagtataatatataataagtataattatatataataataagtataatataataaataagtaCATACATAGTATAAGGAAAGTAACCATAGTGGGGAGGGCACTAGTAGTTTGGTTAACTGTCATTTTGCcattggtaggatttgaaccaaatcttgaagggaggcagggaaagtAGGAGGTGAGGATGGGGGGGGaattattccaggcatgggggaaagctAGTACAtagacacaaatacagaaaatgaaGTGTAAGTAACAGAGAGAATTCCAGTCTGTCAGAAATTTAAAGTATGTGGAGAAGAGCAAGttataaaaaagaatggaaaggtagaaaagaggcccattttgaaggactttaaataccaaacagaggactttaaatTTTGCTTTGGTAATAATTGAGTCATTGGAGTGTTTTTGAGGAGGTGAAGTGACATGCTTTGGAAAACTCACTTGAGCACTCTAAGGCAACTCTTTGGGACTTACCTTTTTtcttgctgttgttgagttgtttcaattatatccaactctttgtgaccccatttgagttttttctttgcaaagatcctagagtggtttgccagtgcCTTCTCTATGTCATCTACTAAGTAATATATGGGTAATAATTATCTGTCATTTAATAAGTTCTTAATGCTGACAAAATCATAGGTCctttatgtaaatctttctatATTTTTGCTATGATTTACACCCGAAGTCATTGTTATCCTGGGAAGTGCTTactgttcaaaaaaaaattgaaaatgacatCATCATTTTGTTGTATATGGAATGAAGATAATAGAGTTTGAGTCATTTAAGTTTTAGGCAAATACCTTTTCCAGAAAGACTTTAAATTTCAACATTAAAATGGTTTTAAGGAAACACAGAAATATTACTTAACAAGATAGACGTACTTGTACAAGTACTTttcactttaaaattttcttactTCATGGCTTCTTTATGTTTGGTGAGATTGGCAATGTTGATGATGCTGATTGCAACCCCTTTGCAACAAAAATTGAGAATTGATGAATAATTCATTGCTCTGAAAAGAAATTGATGTTGATTCTCTCCAAATGTTGATAGGCTTGTTCTAAGAAAATCTATTTGCAATTTATGTTAGGGCTTACATTAGGGTTTGTTACAACTTGGTAAGACTTGTTAAAATTTGTCCTTCAGAGACCTAAGGGTTATCTTTAAGGCACTGAGATGCCAGAAGAGGACTCTTAAGTTTTCAgttacaaaaaacaaagaaacagacaaGTGCTCTAGCCTAATTTTAGGCAATTCTATTTGATTATATTTACTACAGCataatcaagagaaacatgaattaGCTGATGCTTCTAGAGTAGAGATGAACCTTAATAGGGACTCTGATAATTcatattaacaaaacaataacattCATTTGCATTCCTGCATTTGTACATTGATGAGTCcttgatttgtcatttttatgtaACTGGAAACTGGCTAATGAAGGTTCAGCCTTTGGAGCATGCCTGGGATAGTCTTCTCGTTGTCAGTCTAAATGAAAACATGGTGAACCTGCTTCTGGTGATGCACAATGAGGGATCTCTGCCATGATTGAAAGCATGGGGACATAGTCTATGATTATATCCTTTTGCCTTATTGCATGGCGATGAAAATTCTGTAAATCAGTTATTGAGTTGGAACTGCATATGAATACAGAAAGAGCAAATTGATgaactctctttctctccctggtaGCTTTTGAGTGCAGAAGAAGGAGAATCACAAACCTTCTGCTAAGGAAGCtgaatgtcatgtgatttgaaaacactttttccttctttttccattgtatttgttctttcctgatttt
Proteins encoded in this window:
- the LOC118854520 gene encoding olfactory receptor 1013-like; amino-acid sequence: MEKNNHTVTVFILLGFTQDPMIQLILFVLFLMVYSMTVVGNITLIVLIYTDSQLHTSMYFFIGNLSFLDLWYSSVYTPKIMVTCVSEDKSISFAGCVSQFFFSAGLAYSECYLLAAMTYDHYIVISNPLFYAQAMSRWLCICLVGISYICGFVNAIILTSNTFTLNFCGDNIIDDFFRDVSPLVKLACNVKDSYQEVLYFLLASNVITPTLLILASYLFIIAAILRIRSAQGQLKAFSTCSSHLISVTLYYGSIFYIYSRPSSSYALERDKIISTFYTVVFLMLNPMIYSMRNKDVKEALKNVYKMTTS